Within Paenibacillus sp. RUD330, the genomic segment GCTTCCGTTCAAGTGCAAGGAGCGGCTGGGGGCGTCCCACCAGATCTTGCTGCCGACGGCTTCGGACAGGAAGCGGAGCGGCACATAGATTTGGCTGTCGACTATCCGCAGCGGCTCGCTCAGAGGCACGGATTGTCCGTTGACCGTTGCGGCGGCCGCGTCGTAGGCCATCTGGACCGTTCTCTTCGGGTATTGCAGCGTAAAGGTTTTGGACGCGGAGTCCCACGATACGAGGCAGCCAAGCAGCTCTCCGGACAACCGGAGGGGGAGATACGCCGTCCCATTCTCCAGAAAGGGGGCGGTATCCGTTTTGACGATCTTCTCATTCACAATCAGCTTGATCGGCGCCGGGTCCGGGGTGGAGCCGGCAGCCGCAGCAGCGGACGGAAGCAAAGCGAAGCCCAGCAGGGATGCGGCCAGCAGCAGGCCGCTTCGGAAGCGGAAAGGCATGGATCGGATCAACTCGCTTTCATTGGAACAGAATGGAAACAAATCTCATCCTGTTCGACGCTGTCAATCCCAAAAAGTTGCATGGCTGTCCTTGCCAGGCTGCGTGATGCCCAGCTGCGCCAAGGACGGGAGCGATCCGAAAACGAGCAACAGCGGCAGCCTTGGAGAAGCTTGCTCTCCTTGGCCTGCCGCTGTCGTTCGTGTCGTCTCTGGCAACTATCGGGGTTCCGTCTTCCCTGCTTCCGCTCCGAATTCCGTCTCCAGATGCAGAGCGGCTCCGTCGAGCAGGCTGTCCTCCCAAAGGTTCCACGGATAGGAGCTTGGCGGCCGGGAAGCGAAGATCATCCACTCCTTGCTGACCGGATGCGGAATGCCTGCTGCCGCCGACCAGAGCGCGATGTCCGCATGGCCGCTCTTGGACTTGTCTACGCGCGGGACGGGAGCGCCGTATTTCAGGTCGGAATGGAGCGGACAGCCGATGGCGGCCATCTGGACGCGGATCTGGTGAGGCCGGCCGGTATGGAGGCGGACGGCCGCCAGCGTCAAGCCTTCCGCCTCGCCGAGCACGGCATAGGAAAGCCTTGCTTCCTTGGCTTCTCCCCGAGGCTTGTCATAAGCCGCGACGACGTTGCGCTTCGGGTCCTTGTCCAGATAATGCTTCAACTGCCCCTTGGACCGGGGCGGCTTGCCGTTCAGAACGGCCACATACGTCTTGCTGAAGGTCCTCGTCCGTACGGAATCGGACAGCCGCCCGGCAGCCTTGGACGTCTTGGCGAACAGCATGACGCCTCCTACCGGACGGTCCAAGCGGTGGACGAGCCCGAGAAACACATTGCCGGGCTTGTCATGCCGAATTTTCAGGTCCTGCTTGAGGAGCGTGAGCATATCCGCGTCGCCGCTCTCGTCGGCCTGAGACGGAATGCCCGGCGGCTTCACGACCGCGAGCAGATGGTTGTCCTCGTAAAGCACGGGAATGCCCCGGGAGGCCGCCATGCTCTCAGGCCTCCCAGCGGCCAAGGATGCCGCATGGCAGCACGAGACCGGACGCGCCGATCGGAAG encodes:
- a CDS encoding RluA family pseudouridine synthase is translated as MAASRGIPVLYEDNHLLAVVKPPGIPSQADESGDADMLTLLKQDLKIRHDKPGNVFLGLVHRLDRPVGGVMLFAKTSKAAGRLSDSVRTRTFSKTYVAVLNGKPPRSKGQLKHYLDKDPKRNVVAAYDKPRGEAKEARLSYAVLGEAEGLTLAAVRLHTGRPHQIRVQMAAIGCPLHSDLKYGAPVPRVDKSKSGHADIALWSAAAGIPHPVSKEWMIFASRPPSSYPWNLWEDSLLDGAALHLETEFGAEAGKTEPR